One genomic window of Quercus lobata isolate SW786 chromosome 9, ValleyOak3.0 Primary Assembly, whole genome shotgun sequence includes the following:
- the LOC115960033 gene encoding uncharacterized protein LOC115960033, translating into MCWKASKHRHWKLSLPKDCSVLLYRFTDKLIWPHTTPKHGMHKPIMHIWIRVTVGEYRGKCVQLWRDSWCCRQLSNTGKDGADGVVLPKSCSGRKILKVLQFCHMQLSSC; encoded by the exons ATGTGCTGGAAAGCAAGTAAACATCGACACTGGAAGCTCTCACTGCCAAAG GATTGTTCAGTTTTATTATATCGGTTTACTGATAAGCTGATATGGCCTCATACAACTCCTAAACATG GTATGCACAAGCCTATCATGCACATTTGGATTAGAGTAACTGTAGGAGAGTACCGAGGCAAGTGTGTCCAGTTGTGGAGGGATAGCTGGTGTTGCCGACAGTTAAGCAACACTGGCAAAGACGGTGCAGATGGAGTGGTTTTGCCTAAATCATGTTCTGGCAGGAAGATTTTGAAGGTGTTGCAGTTCTGCCATATGCAGCTGAGTAGCTGCTAG